Genomic DNA from Ictidomys tridecemlineatus isolate mIctTri1 chromosome 6, mIctTri1.hap1, whole genome shotgun sequence:
ATCACACTCATGGGAATTGTGTTTCTTGGATGTTGAGTTCAAGAAGAGTTGAAGAGAGGCAGCACTAGAGACCACAGTTACACAATCACATTGATCTGTTGTGTACTTTGTTTCCTGGAGGAGAAATTGTGaaatctcaacattttttttctatgagttaagtgAAAGTTGaggtttgaaagaaaaaaaatatatatatatcggTTGTTTTCCTGTCTGTTCAAATATACTTTGACAGCAAAGATGAAAAGTTATGCAGTTTAAATAGAAAAACGTCacaatgaaaagatttttttaaacatccagAAACTTcctctttattgttttaaaaaccgGTGTTGTCCCAGGCCTGTCAATTTTGGACATTGTCCACTAGGTGGCAGTGTGTCAGAGGGTTTCTTTAATCCTTGAATTGGCAGCTGATTTCTCTGGTTGCCTGCAGTAgttgagttttccttttttttttttttttttttttggtcctattTTGAAGGGTTAAAGGAAACGATCATAAATAACTAAGCCCAAATTATGCTTATTTAATAATGAATCAATTTTCTGAAAAGGCTACTTTTTACAGTGACCAcaaataaattcattcattcatgggaCTTTCTTAGTAACTTATTGTAGGTAATGATCCTAGTCATCGTGGATAGTTTATAGTAATCAAGAGCcaattctttttgctttttgaaaGTAGCAGATAATAACTCTGCCGAATTCAGAGAAAGCCGATAGCTGAGCTTTGGGGAGGCGGGCGGTGCAGAACATTAAGTTCTCTTGAAGATAACTCAATAGTGGCTTGAAGCCAAAAGAAGGCTGGGAATGCCCTTTGCCCAGCTTGCTCACACTGAAAGCTGTTCCTGCAGAGCTTCTTCTCAGGCTATTTTCTGGGAGATGTGTCAAAGCCACCTGAACTTCTTTATGCAAATCTGTGGGCATTCTGTTAGTGTAGGTAATGTGATTGCATTAGATGTTTATCCAGAGATTTAActggttttattaatttatagCTGGCTTAAAGTAAGATAAAACGcatatatggttttttttttaaagatctctttCATCTGAATAatttgttcaggaaaaaaaaaaaggagttaggATGCTCTTTGTAGTGTTTTCCCCAAATTAGATTATTAGAACTTTGTGAATTCAAAGAAACCAGAAGCAATGTCTGAATAAGATTTAGGAATAAAGAActctacatatttaaaaacactcTCATTAACTTGAGATATATAGGACTAATGAGGATGAAAATCAGTATAAATGTGAagcttagaaaataaatgaaattattagtTGAGGTGAAGTTTGGGTACGTTTTATGGGAGGGtttctataatattaaaaaacaaaaatattgggGGACATTTGAGAAAGATCTATGCTTGGAATACATGTAGCAAAGTATCTGATCCTTGAAGAGGTGACCAAGTAGGGTGGCTCTGTTCTGTGGAACGGACTTGACACTGTGGTGTTAGCAGATGTCCTGCCCCTTATTCATAGGGCCTGCAGGCCTTAGTTTGGGGAATTTGTCAGTTTAGCCCAGAACATATTTGACCAGTTTTGAGTCAGTTGCATTCTGAAGCCTCTTAAAAGTCTGGGGTCGTGTTTCCTGAGGTTTGGGCTCCTTTTGTCATTCTCCAGTGATAGGGAACAGATTCAAGTGGTGGGAACAtaaggttaagggaataattctataatctGGGACCACTTTGATGACCCACACatgctttctttcttgtttttctttcttccttccttcctttctttctcttttaaaaggcAATTTATCTGCATTGCTGCCTGGCTTAAGTCCACAGGACATATTACATTTCTCTGTGATCGACCTGTTATCTGCAATGTTGCAAAGGCCTGAAATGTTGATAAGAAGAACACAAGTTACAGTGAAGAGGGGGACTGTTTGACCCTTACATAGACTAGATctcagaactcagggagataaggataattccctcTAGCcacaaaatctgtaagaacaggttccaattagaactggttAACCTAGGCCAAAGTGACCCAGAGTTGTTGTGGGCTGTAGAGACTcagaagtctgatgtcatccttctCCTGTTAGTCAAAAGTCAAAAAGTGAACCTGAGTGGGACTCTCTAGAAACCTCCCTGggacccccaataaaactggagggcaggaagGTCATGTCATATCCTTTTCTCCAAGAGGACCCGCTCTCTCTTTTGAGAGTGCCCACTTTCCCCTTTCttatcccttctaataaactcatgcccgTTACTCTGAGCAACTTGTCTGAAATCTTCCTGGCATGATTGCAAGAATCAGCGTTTGAAGAAGGGGCCTCTGAGGCTGCCTCAGTTTTGTGGCAGGCCTCTGCCCTGTCACACCCGGGAACCCAGAAGCCAGATGCCCAGTCAAGGTGTGCCTCCTCCTCAGAGTTAACTACTGCAGAGAAACAACCATGCTCTGAGGATTCTTGGGGCTCTCAAGAGCATTCGTTATGATGCCTTCTAAAGGGGCATGGGTGTAGCTCTGGAAGACAGAGGTTCAAGCCCCAGTTTTATTAGATGAGACCTTACTCTCTCTCTAACTCCATTTCTCAGTctgaaaaatgaggataataataggtATCCAGGCTCTGATTCTCATAAGAGTAAAATGTGATCCTACAAGGAAACAGTTGGTTAGCTACAAATGTAAGAAGTTATTTAACTTTCAGTAcatggaatagaaaaataatttgtgagATTATAATAAACCTTCGACTAAACAGAGGTGTCACCAAACAGCTTTTCATGGGAACACTCAATTAGCAATAATGTTTCCTAACACCTGCTGcatattagaatcacctgggagcatttttttaaaaaaaaatatcaagtagaCTGGCTGTGGATGGGGCCAAGGCAACCCAAAAGCTTCCCTTAAAGTACAACCAGGTTCCTCACTGGAATTCCCatgttaactttattttattttatttttgttacggTGCTCAACCACCAAATACCCTAAAAGTGTTCTCTTAGAGGATGCTATATCATGCTTGTACATAAATAACAATGATTTTAGAACTCAAAAATGTGGGGTGGTGATACACATATTGGGGCTACAATTTTTGTAACTCAAAGTTGTAGAAATATTACAAgccccccctttctttttttctttttaattgaaaatttccTTTAGAATTTCTAAGAGAAATTGCAGTTCTCGGATCCCTGAGAGATATAACATAAGAGCAGCATTACCTTTTGAGTCTCTAGAGATTTCATTCATCCTGGGGCatgaagctttctttctttctcttttttttttctttacaagcAGTCATTGAAAGTGCTTCTGAGAGGTgctatttattgaattttcttgTAACTAAATGGGTCTGTGGCAGCTCTGACCTAGAAGTCACTGATTACATGGGCGAGAAGTGTTTGTTCCCAGGTGAGAATGAACAAACTAATTCCTGTCTGTTTAATCAGTGGCTTAAATCTTCTGCTGCTTCTGCCCAAGTCTCAAGCTTCATGATAACCTCCCCATTTGCCCATCTGTGAATGTTTGCGGATGTGAAAGGGGTTGTCATACTCAAATGATGTCCCAGGCCAACAGCACCAGCTCacctgttagaaatgcaaattctcaggtcCCACCTCCCATCTGGATCAGAAACTCTGGGCTGGCCCTGCAATCTGTCTTCCATCATCCTCCCTGAGGTGGTCATTCACACtcaagtttgaaaaccactgagcAGGAACAAAGGATCTTTCCTTGTTTGTCTAGATAATAAGGGTGTTTGCAGAGAAAAATCACGAAACTGGCATTTGCAGGCATATGCCATACTTAGCTCTGCTTTGTTCGGcactccttcctttctcctctgatGGTGAGGCAGATCAGTGCtggagggaaaatgagagggtaGCTTTAAGTCTCCAAGGTTCCTATTCCAATCTTTTAAGAGCTAGTAATCAGGTAAAAAGAAGctttatgtatttatgaatgtgtaatgatatacacaatggatAAGGATACAATcctgtatatataaatgtatagtgtgatacaatgtatacatatgagagaacacataaagatacatttatataaattgcATAAATTCATACAGAATGAAGATACACTATATCtatgtaaatgtataaaaatatatacaatgtgtAAATATACACGGTGTTCACCATGTATTTAAATGTGTGAAAatattcagtgtgtgtgtgtgtttaaaatcaTGATCTCCATTGTGAATGCTGAGGAGCTCAAACCAGGAAATTCCTAACATTGGGGGACTATGGGGAATCCAAAGATCTGGAgaagggacttgggaggctggaggTGAACAGCAGAAAGAAGCCAACTGTATTGTTCAATTCAATAGGATTGGCCTATAGAATGCCCACAAATGACTTCTCCAGGGCTGTGCAGTGTCCTGAGTCTAGAGCAGGGCAGAAGATGACTTTAGATAAACCCTAGGATTCCTTTCACAAAGTTACCACACTATTTTAGGACTTTCAAGTAGGTAAGCGAAGACAGCTGAGTGGTGTCCTCCAGTGGTCATTAAAAACAGAATAGGTTTCTCCTGTCTCTGGGAGGGGAAGGTCCTGAAGGTACAGAAAGGAATAAATGTTATCTCCATTATACTTACAGCTTATAACAATGGAAGCTGTATTATTGTATCTATTTGAATCCATCTGTCTGCATTTATCTGTTTGCCTGTCTAATCTATTCAAAGCCCTCCTACCCAGACACTCAAAAAACTGAAGCTCTATATGGTCTGTCCTTTAAATATCATGGCTGGGGCTAGCATGAATGGTTATCCTTAGTAACAGAAGTTAGGGATCTCTCTGGCATTTCTAGTATCTGTATATCTGAATTTACTGGGCACTCAGCTAAGTGCCTAcctgcattatctcatttaatcttcttaACCACCTGATGATAGATGGGCTGTTAATATCCTAGTTTATGAAGGATTTGAACCGTGTGAAAGCCTGGGCTCTCATCCACTCTACCTTATTAGGTCCCATGATGGCACATTTAATGCTAGCTAATGTCTGGCTTCAGGTGGGCATGTGTTACCTATTGGTGCCTTCATTCTGAGGGCTCAAATTGAGATGTGCAATTACCTAAACTCTTTATGCACTCGTGTTCGTTCGTTTTCTGGCTTATGCTTCTAGACCTCTATTTGgagcaatatttagagttaattatTGGTACTCTAAAAGCTCTTAGACTTCCATATAGTACTTTAAATACACtgtgactttaaaataaaaaaattaaccacTGGGAGCCAGGCATCATTCTCTTTCCTGTGGGCTGAGCTTCAGCATTGTAACAGGAATTCACTAATGAAACAGACATAAATAGAGCCTCCCTGAGGATTTAAGAGAGTCATATATTCTCTGTAATTGTGACATTCCTAGTTAACTTCATCTCCATTTGTGTACCTGCTACAAGTTTTTAATTATGCtcaattattttgtgttttataatttaccttgtcttctatttcctccctATTGTCCAAAGGGTTTTGTGGGTGGTGAGCATGGTTGACTTTTTAAGCACAATGACATCCAATTCTTTAGGGGTGAACCTCCTTTGATAGCTAATGAGATAATCCAGAAATTTCACTGTCTCTGCACTTCTGGCATCTTTTGAAGGAAAAGAGGGTTCATTGATCACATGTCTAACACTCCTGAATTGTCCTACTGCTTTACAGAAAGAATAAGCTTATAAATGaaactctttttcctttttctttcaggagttacaacatattgttgggtcacAGCATATCCGAGCAGAGAAAGGTAATCATGAATCTGTGATTATTTGAGATCCCATAGGATCACTAGCCTTGGGTTAATGTGCTTTCTCTCATCTCCAGCTATGATGGAAGGTTCCTGGTTTGATCTGGCCAAGAGGGGCAAGCCTGAAACTCAGCCTTTTGCTCATCTCACTATTAATGCCACCAACATCCCATCAggtaagtttttttgttttttggggggttttttgtaagttttaattatatctattttaattataaaactatCTCGAGAATCACTTACCATTCCATTCACATAATCAAAAATATTATTAGCCTGTTACTGAAATTTTCAAGAgcggaaaaaaaaatcattcgtCTTCAGTTGATCTATGTTTTGGAAATGGACATTATAATTTCTCAGAAAGACCAGAGGATGAGGACTAGTGAAGTCTCCTACTTCTTCCCTTGAAGAAGTAGGAGAGGAGGATTCCTTGACCTTTAAATGGCAGCTGCCAAATATTCACACCTGGGCCAGATGACCCCAAAGCAAACATGGTGTGGCAGAACCACTGTATCCTGTGCTGCTGCCAGCACCCAGGTCTTCCCTCTGTGCCATCAGAGACAGCCTTGGCCACCTGGTGTCTATAGGCAGGGCCTTTGGGGCCAGCCATATGGGATTCCAAATCCCCACAGCAGGAGAGAAGAGGATCTgcttttatgtatgtgtgtgtgggcggGGCGGTCAATGTTAACCCAGAGTTGCTGCCTATGTTAACACAGAGTTTTCATTCAAGAAAAGTCCTAAGCCAGGGATTCTAAGGTATTGAGTGAGATCATCACCAAGGGCTGTCATTCTGAGACTTGTGAGAGAGGTCTGGCCATGCAAGACCTCTGGCTCTCTCCCCTCTGGCCTCGACTTCCAACTAACAGAGAATCTTTGAGTATCACCACACCCCAGGGTTCCTGCTCTTCCTAATCCCCACAGCCAGCACTTCTCATTCTGGAGCAGCAGACTTCATTTTGAGATCATCAGACTACCTGTTTATTTCAAATGACTGCTGGTTGAGATCACATCATTGGGAAGGACAATCCCTTGATGTACTCATCTGTTTTTACCCACACTAAAGGTAACAAAGCCCCATTGCTGACCTCTGAGATGGATGAATTCCTCCAGGTAGTTAACTACTCAGCCATTTGCCGTAGAGACCCATGGAGGAGCTCAACAGCATGGTCTTTAAGAGACACCAGTCCTCTAGAAAATGAGACATTCTCCCCCTTCTTCAGAGACTAGTCATTTCCTCTGGGTAGGGTTTAGCTCAATGGCACGGAGACCTGATTACCCTTTGAAAGTGAGgaaacccagaggtgcttgagCTACCTTAATGCCCTGGGCATTCCATCATCCTACCCACTGCTCACTCACCTTGGGCTAGGTAAGGATCAAAAGGTAACAAGAAGCATTAGATAGAGTGATAATTGAACACCATTGTTAATTATTATAATGCCACTTATTGAACACGTATTGAATATGTCTGATCCACTTATGGATCAGACGTTTTGGTCTGTGTTCATTATTTGTAGTCCTTGCTCTAATGTTGAGGCACAATGACTGTTATTCAGAATTTGCAGAGAGGGAAACAGAGGTTTATATAGTTTGTCATTTGCTCAAAGTCACAGAGGTAGGAGGATTAGAAGTTGAGTtccacttagttaatccctaaATCTATGTTTTTTATGCTATACATTATCCTATAAGCAGACTACATAGTACTTGTAGCAAGTTGGCTTTGTCCCAGGAAAATAAAGCCTTTaagttctcttttcctttaagaaTTAGATTAGTGGAGTATCTCATGACAGGGACTCTAAAATCTGACTGCCACTGGCCTGCTTACTGGACCCATGACCATGCACAATTTACTAGTCTCTGCCTTGGCTTTGCCATGTCTAAGATGGGCATAGATATTGCTTGCTTCATGGGGTAGCTGTGAAGATTGTGGCATATGGAAAACATTCCATGATTGggatttgttattttatttgagattatttaaataattataactaTTCCACTTGGTTTTGCAAATGACTtaaggcaagttttttttttgttgttatcgttgtttttaattaagtttttaaaagtaccaGATTTTAGTAAGTGATTTTGAAGCCATTATCATAGCATGGACCATGGATGGCTATTTCTTGATTGGAGACATTAGAAAGTAAGAAACTAACACTTGAGTTTTTAGAGGATTTTCTATTCTACCTATTCCTGTCCCAGATATTTGCTTCATAAACaatttttgtctctttgtctGTGTGTCCTTTATGATGGAGCTACACTAATTTTCCCTGAGTGGAAAACTATTTTGCACATTAGCAAAGGCAATCAAATTAATACTTATGTATCAGCCGTATGTGCTATGAATGTACCCTACATTTATCTTTTCAGTTCATTTAAATGGCATATGATAAATATTACATTAGACTGTGTGCCAAAGTCTGTTTGGCAATAGCAAGCATGTTTTAGTTgcaaagctctctctctctgcaggcaCCTAGAATCAAACTATTGCCAAAATAACAAGAAAGAACTTCTGGTTATTTTCTGACAGTTATTGGGTTTGTGACTAAGGGAAATGTGTCAGTATATGCTTCTGCGtaagaaaatagaatttgttGCTCTGGTGGGCCAACATCCCCTTAAGTTCATTGATCTCCCAGTGTTGGCCAAAGTAAGATggtttaattttgcattttaatggctttgtttcacatttatttacaCATATGAAATTAGGATCTGCCTTACAAGATCTGTGCATTTTCAAAGCTTCTTGCATAAGACGCATTGGGAAGTATTTTGTGGGGTCAGAATATGTAGCTTTCTTTGGGGTGCTCAGGCTAACTATTTGCAGAAGTCTGGACCATAGCATAGGGCTGAAGAAGCTGGGGAGCCTTGGTTAGGAGGCCACCAGCACACCTCATGGGTATTGGAAACCCAGGGTGATATGGAGTCCCTCCAATCAAATCACAGcatatttttctcatgttttttccCCACTGTTGTCTACATGTGAGCTCTCTCTTCTTAATATTTAGCTTCCCTGACTTTCTTCTGTTGATGCTGTGAACACTCAAACACTTTTCCTCACCAATATACTCCCTTTTCTCAGTCCAGATTTGACTCAAATCCTCCCTGTTGTCTAGCCCTTCTGTCTCTCATTGAGCTCAGTTTTCCCAATCATTGTGAATTGCTGTAGCTTTTGCTTGGAAATTTTTTGTCACTGAATGTCAACCTTGTGCTTTGCAAcagcaaaaatgaaaatgtcGTGTTTTGtatgctcattttttattttctctatgatTAGTTGTGTCATGATGGTGTACGACTTGATATAATTCTTAATTATGGACAGAATGAATGTCTATAGAAAGCACCACACTGTTATTTCACGACAGATCAACAGAATGAATCTGTGAATACATGAGTCAGTGGATGGATAAAAACAGAGATGTTTCATAGAAAAGAACAATGTATTCTACTTGAATTCCCTAATCATAAGAGTGGTATAATGTTAAAGTTCTTATTTCAGATTTCTTCCTTGCCTTCTCTGGCCATATCCCACTCTAACATGAACTAATCCCTTCCATTGAATGGATAGACTTCATGTCACTATTCTGCTTCTCTCTATTAAGAGATATAAGATAATTAATTGAAGGATTGAATGCAGCACACAAGTAGGAGGCAGTATGGGATAATTTGAGgtgggaaacttttttttttgtcctggggagtgaatccaggggggCTTAATCacatagccacatccccagctcccttccttttgtattttatttagagacagggtctcactgagttacctagGACCTTGCTGAGtcactgaggctagctttgaacttgagatcctcctgcctcagcttcccaagctttGGGGATCATaagcatgcgccaccatgcctggcttgaggTTGGAAACATCTTTCATTAACTCTGTCCATGAATTAGGCAGCTATTTACCAGCCTGGAGGAATTGTTTCACTAGTGTTTATGACAATGTGGTGAATACCGTTCTATTGTCTCCTGTTGACTCCCTTGGGACTGTAGGATGATATGTACATTTGGAGTGAACCATGAAATAAGACCTCCTATGTAAAAAGAAGGGAGCTTGCTGTGGAGAACCCTTGAAGCCGCAGTGACTGTGGTGGCCCCTCTGTGGATGGCTGCAGAGCTCAGGAAGGCTTCTGTTTCTGCCTCGGGGAATTGGAATCACTGGGTTCTTGGTCTTCTAATGATGGGTTGCCCCACTGTGGACTGGCCAAGtcacattttttcccctctatttgTCCTACTTCCTGCTTGGCCTTTGGAATAGTCTGCTTTTGAGGTTCCAGGCTCTACCCCCGAGACAGTAGAATGTTCTCCAACTTGTGGCTCTCTTGGGGAAGGTGCATGAGATGTTCAGTGTTCTCCAGGACTCAGGCAAGTCTGGGAATGTACCTTGAGTGGGTGTCTTAGTCTACAGGGATCTCCTAGAATCCACCTAACCAGAGGATCCACTAAGACTCTGGGCCAATTTCTTTACTTCACTGTCTCAAGACCTGACTTAAGTTGTTGGGCAGTCATAACAAATAGACAAGAACTCAGAGCTGCAGAAACTAATCCCAACCCATCTGAGACTCAGCTCTGTTTTGACTTTTGATGTCAGAGAGATGATGACCTTCAGTTAGCCTAAGTATATACAAAAttccctgaagaaaaaaaaaatctttctagacTTTCTATAGTGTTTCTACTTAGTGTTTCATTAGTTATCATCTTTTCCAGTAGAATAATAAGtatccacataaatataaatctttGATTAATTAATTACGTCATAGAGGTATTACCAATTTTTAAAGCCTGTAAAAAACATTAGAGACttgtaatatgaaaaaaaaaaagcactggacTTGCTCCTGATTTAGAATATTCTTTGGAAATTCTTCACTGTTCTGGTAAAAGCATGAGGATTAGTTGTCACCTCATTCCAGGAATGAGGAGGGACTAAAGGAACATTTGGTCCCTGGGGAGAAATTTTACTATACTTCGGTCACAATGGAttatgaagtgttttttttttttttttccagctgctCTGAGAATAGCTTTTTAGTTGTGTGAGCCTGAGAGACATATGGGCTTTTAGAGGTGGGGAAAATAAATGGTGATAAGAATAGATTTTAGGAGTTTGGCCATTTGCTCAAAGTTACTGTGACCCAGATTTTCATCTCCTACATATCCTTCTccatagaataaaagaaaaggcagaaacaTGTGAGGTAGGAGGATTCTCCTTCTCTGCTAGCTTCTTGCTTTGCTCTAGTGGTTGGCTTTCTAATCCTTTTTCTTCAATCTGGAATGACCTGTCTGCTCTTGTCTGTGGAGCTGAATCctattcctctttttaagttcCCAGGCTCAGTTAGCAACAACACAAAGTCAGTTTTGATCCCTCTAGGTGGAAATAATCTCTCTCCCCTTTGAATTCCCATAGCAATTATCTGTACCTCTCCGTTCAGTTCTAACACCTTGCCTCTTGTCTGAGCCCATTTTATACTTAACTCTAATGTACTGCAGCTTCCTTGAGGCAGGAAAAGTGAGATTTTTGGCCTTTGTACCCTCTAATGTGCCTACCAAAGAGCACTAAATACATCTGAATGTATTTCTCCctgtatagaaaaataaattccaagaaGTTATTCTCCCCTAGGAACAATGACAGTTAAGCCGTTTTCTGCTCTGACTTCATGGAATTGTGAGACTGTCTTTCTCATTCCAGGAGTGGATTATAAATCAGGCGTCTCTCTCTCCACAGGTTCCCACAAAGTGAGTCTGTCCTCTTGGTACCATGACCGGGGTTGGGCCAAGATCTCCAATATGACTTTGAGCAATGGAAAACTAGTGGTTAACCAAGATGGCTTCTATTACCTGTATGCCAACATTTGCTTTCGACATCATGAAACCTCGGGAGATCTAGCAACCGAGTATCTTCAGCTGATGGTCTACGTCACTAAAACCAGCATCAAAATCCCGAGTTCTCACACCCTGATGAAAGGAGGGAGCACCAAATACTGGTCAGGGAATTCAGAGTTCCATTTTTATTCCATAAATGTTGGAGGATTTTTTAAGCTACGGTCTGGTGAAGAAATAAGCATTGAAGTGTCCAACCCTTCCCTATTGGATCCAGATCAAGATGCAACGTACTTTGGGGCTTTTAAAGTTCGAGATATAGATTGAGACCTATTCTGTGGAGCATTATCACATATTTCGTAGATATTTGGAAACTTCTCTTAAACAAGCCAAGAAATATGTATATAGGTGTGTAAGACTACTAAGAGGCATGGCCCGCAATGGTACAAACTCATTATCCATGCTCTCAACCCTGTAGACAATATGCATATGTACAGCCAATGGGTGAGCTTGGACTTATGGTGGCGTGTTACACAATGGTTTTACAATTTTGTAATGAATTCCTAGAATTAAACCAGATTGGAGCAAGTATGGTTGCTCTTTGGGCTCCAAGAGGGGTGAGCTCTCTGGATCAAACCCATGATTTATGGGCCACTGTGCACCTCGAGTGGAGAGGGTATCATCTCATTGTAAACAGATGATCTTCTGAAGGGTTAAGTTCTTTTGAATTGTTACATCATGCTGGAACCTGCAAACAATACTTTTTCTAGTGaggagagaaaatatatgtatttttatataatatctaAAGTTATATTTCAGATGTAATGTTTTCTGTGCAAAGTATTGTAAATTATATTTGTGCTATAGTATTTGATtcgaaatatttaaaaaatgtctcacTGTTgacatatttaatgttttaaatgtacAGACGTATTTAACTGGTGCACTTTGTAAATCCCTTGGGGAAAACTTGCAGCTAAGGGGGAAAAATACTGTTTCCTGATATCAAATGTAGtatatttcttcattctttttaacttaatagatttttttcagaCTTGTCAAacctgtgtaaaaaaaaattaaaatggatgcCTTGAATAACAAGCGGTATGTTGGCTACCAGGTGCCTTTCAAATTTAGAAGCTAATTGACTTTAGAAAGCTGACATTGCCAAAAAGGATACATAATAGGCTACTGAAATCTGTCAAgagtatttatataattattgaaCAGGTGTCTTTTTCTACAAACGCTGcaaattgtaaatttttttttaaatagaaaagctACTAGTGGTTTATCATCGAAGAATAACCCAAGTTTTAAGTTAGTGGGAATTATTTTATACTGTACAATAAAAACATTGCCtttgaaagttaatttttttggtacaaaaataaatttatatgaaacCTGCCTTGtgattttgtatttctcttttatgTCTGTCTTGCTCTGTGATCCTGTTCTCTCCAATATGATAATGTGGCTCCTATCTTTTTCTGAAGGTTACTGGGAGAAATGCAGATTTAATTAAAAACTAGGAACAGATTCAATTAAATTAATGAACCTTggaatttgaaaattaatttgcAAGGGATTTGTATGCAAGGATGTAGCCAGATAGAAAACAGTGTTCTTCACTCataaaggaaaagtttatgttaTGTTTACATCAGGAGAAAAATACAGTGTTTTGTACAAGTTCATAATGTCCTGGAAAAATAACTGTTTGGCCTGGAGGAAAATCTAAATGTTTTCTACCTTCACACACAGTAAAGATCAGTGGCTTGGACACTTGTCCTCATGGAAATGTATGTAGGTGGACTACCTAAACCAGGGTGGCTACTcatatgagagagagaagagaaaatgatTCCCTTGGGAAGGCACAATGTTTCTTGATGATTATGACAGAATAGAAGCTGAGAAGGTACAGCAGATACTGCAAAATAGAAATTGCAAATTTTAAATAGCAGAGCCATAATGGTGGGACTCACTGATTGGCCAAAATACTCCTATTACTTTAAGACTGTCAGTAAATTTGAGGTAGATGGGTAGACAAAATATGTCTGCTG
This window encodes:
- the Tnfsf11 gene encoding tumor necrosis factor ligand superfamily member 11; this encodes MRRASRDYTKYLRGSEEMGSGGSGAPHEGPLHAPSPPAPAASHSPPAASRSMFVALLGLGLGQVVCSVALFLYFRAQMDPNRLSEDGTHCIYRILRLHENADLKDTTLENEDTKLIPDSCRRIKQAFQGAVQKELQHIVGSQHIRAEKAMMEGSWFDLAKRGKPETQPFAHLTINATNIPSGSHKVSLSSWYHDRGWAKISNMTLSNGKLVVNQDGFYYLYANICFRHHETSGDLATEYLQLMVYVTKTSIKIPSSHTLMKGGSTKYWSGNSEFHFYSINVGGFFKLRSGEEISIEVSNPSLLDPDQDATYFGAFKVRDID